Within Nocardioides rotundus, the genomic segment GCCCTTCTGCTTGCGGGCTCCCCCGGCGCCTGGCATCCCGGGCATGCCCGGCATGCCGGGCATCCCGCCGCCGCGCGCCATCTGCTCCATCATCTTGCGCGCTTCGAAGAACCGGTCGATGAGGGTGTTGACGTCGCTGACGGTGCGGCCCGAGCCGTTGGCGATCCGGGCCCGGCGGGAGCCGTTGATGATCTTCGGGTTGTCCCGCTCGGCGGGGGTCATCGACTGGATGATCGCCTGGATCCGGTCGATCTCGCGCTCGTCGAAGTTCTCCAGCTGGTCGCGGAACTGCCCCATCCCGGGCAGCATCCCCATGATCTTGCTCATCGACCCGAGCTTGCGGACCTGCTGCATCTGCTGGAGGAAGTCCTCCAGGGTGAAGCCGCCCTTGGTGCCGAGCTTCTCGGCGGCCTTCATGGCCTGGTCGGAGTCGAAGGCCTTCTCGGCCTGCTCGATCAGGGTGAGCACGTCGCCCATGTCGAGGATCCGGGAGGCCATCCGGTCGGGGTGGAAGAGGTCGAAATCGGTCATCTTCTCGCCCGCGGAGGCGAACATGACCGGCTTGCCGGTGATCTGCCGGATCGAGAGCGCCGCACCACCGCGGGCGTCGCCGTCGAGCTTGGTGAGCACCACGCCGTCGTACCCGACCCCGTCGAGGAACGCCTGCGCGGTCGTGACCGCGTCCTGGCCGATCATCGCGTCGACGACGAAGAGCACCTCGTCGGGCTGCGTGGCGTCGCGGATGTCCGCGGCCTGCTGCATCAGGTCGGCGTCGACGCCCAGCCGGCCCGCGGTGTCGATGATGACCACGTCGTGCAGGGTGCGCTTGGCCTCCTCCAGCGCGGCCCGCGCGACCTGCACCGGGTCGCCGACGCCGTTGCCGGGCTCGGGCGCGAAGACGGGTACGCCGACCCGCTCGCCGTTGACCTGCAGTTGGTTGACCGCGTTGGGGCGCTGCAGGTCGGCGGCGACCAGGAGCGGGGTCTTGTCCTGGCCCTTGAGCCACAGCGCGAGCTTGGCCGCGAGCGTGGTCTTGCCGGCGCCCTGGAGGCCGGCGAGCATGATGACGGTCGGGCCGCTCTTGGCGTAGCGCAGCCGCCGGGTCTCGCCGCCGAGGATCTCCACGAGCTCCTCGTTGACGATCTTGACGACCTGCTGGGCCGGGTTCAGCGCCCCGCTGACCTCCTCGCCGCGGGCCCGCTCCTTGACCGCGCCCACGAACTGCTTGACCACCGGCAGCGCGACGTCGGCCTCGAGCAGCGCGATCCGGATCTCCCGCGCGGTGGCGTCGATGTCGGCCTCGGAGAGGCGGCCCTTGCCGCGGAGGTTCTTGAAGGTGTCGGTGAGCCGGTCGGAGAGTGTGGCGAACACGGTGGTGAGTCAGTCCTCGTGAGGGGTGGTGAGGGGCGTTCGCACGACGCCCGTGGCTATCGCCCCAGCCTAACCGGTGAGCGCAGCCCGCACCGCATGCGCCGCGGCAGCGCCCCGCGGCTCCGAGAGCGCACCGGCCGCCTCCTCCTGGAGGTAGAACACGTCCACGGCCTGGGGGCCCAGGGTGTCGATGTGCGCGGAGCGGACCGAGATCCCGAGACCGGCCAGGGCGGCGCAGACCTGGTGGAGGACGCCGCGGTGGTCGCCGGCGCGGACCTCGAGCACGGTGGCCCGGGTCGACGCCTCGGGACGTACGGCGACGCTCGCGGCCGGCCCGCCCGGTCCGGGGCGCAAGCGGGCGGAGGGGTCGAGGCGGCCGGAGCGGACGGCGTCGTACCGCTGGCGCAGCACCGCGGGGTCGACCTCGACGTCGCTGACGTCCCACACCGACACGGCGTGCTCGGCCTGGCTCCACGCCCGGGCGCCGCGGACCGAGAGCCGGGAGAGGGCGAGGACGGCGGTGACGTCGGCCAACAGGCCGACCCGGTCGGTGGCGACCACGACCACCCGGCCACCGTCGCCTGAAGGCTCGATCCGGAACGACACCGCCGCGGGGTCCGCGACGACCTCGGCGGGCACGGGGATGTCGGCCTGCACGGGGCGCGGGGCGGGGCTCCCGGCCTCGCGGGCGGCGAGCAGGGCGTCGGTCCGGGCCGTGAGCGCGTCCACCAGACCGGCCCGCCAGGCCGTCCAGGCCTGCGGTGCCGTCGCGCGCGCGTCCGCCTCGGTCAACGCGCGCAGCAGGGCCAGCGCCTCGCGGGAGCCGACCGCGTCGGCGATCCCCGCGGCGGTCGCCGGGTCGTCGGGGTCGCGGCTGCTCGCCACCCGCGCGAGCAGCAGATGGTGTCGCACCAGGAGCCCGATGGTCACGCGGTCCTCGGGCGAGAAGCCCATCCGGGCGGCTACCTCGCACGCGATCGGCTCACCGGCCACGGAGTGCTCGACCAGGCCGCCCTTCCCGATGTCGTGCAGCAGCGCGGCCACGGCGAGCAGGTCGGGCCGGGCGACCCGGCGGATCAGCGGCCCGGCCTCCACGCACGTCTCCACGACGTGCCGGTCCACGGTGTAGCGGTGGATCACCGAGGCGTGCGGCAGCAGCCGGATCCGGTCCCACTCCGGCAGGATCCGGGCCAGGGCGCCGGTCTCCTCCAGCGTGCTCCACACCTCGCGCAGGCCCGGCCCGGCCACCAGCAGCCGCACCAGCAGCTGACGGGCCTCCGGCGGCCAGGGCTCCGGCAGCGGACTCCCCTCCGGCAGCGGACTCCCCTCCCGCACCAGGCGCGCCGCCGTGGCCGGCGCCAGCACGGCGTCCCGCTCGGCGGCCTCGGCGGCCGCCCGCAGCAGCAGCGTGGGGTCCGCGTCGGGCCGGGTACGGCGACCGAGCACGACCTCGCCCCGTGACAAGGCGAGGCCGTGCCCGATCGGCTCCAGGGCCGGCCCGCGGACGTCCCCCGCACGCCCTGGCCGGTCGATCACCCCGCCGGCGCGTCGCCACGCCAGCCGGGACAGGTGGGTCAGCCGCCGCCCGAGCTCGCGCACCCGCCGCTGCGCGGCCGCCTCGTCCGGCCACTCCAGCGTCTCGGCGAGCGGCCCCCACAGCTCCGGCGTGATGCGGTCGCTCCCCCGGCCTGCCACCTCGTGCAGCGCGTCCCGCACGTCCAGCAGCCGCCCTCGCACCCGCTGCACCTCCGGCGGCACGTCGACCAGCCAGGTCGCGACCAGCCCGGCCAGCACGACCGCGTCCCGCAGCCCTCCCTCGGCCTCCTTGAGGTCCGGGACGGCCGCGTGCCCGAGCTCTCCGACGGAGGCGTGCCGGCGCCGGGTGAGCTCGCGCAGCTCGGGGATCCGATCCCGTGCGGAGCGCCGCCAGTCCCCCAGGACGGCGGCCCGCAGCCGCAGCGTCAGGTTCGGGTCGCCGGCCAGGTGCCGCACGTCGAGCAGCCCCAGCGCCACCCGAACGTCCGCGGCGGCCTGCTCGACCATCTCCGGCAGTGTGCGGACCGCATGGTCCACCCGGGCGCCGGTGTCCCACAGCGGGTACCACAGCCGCTCCCCCAGCCCGCCGAGGTCGGCCTCCGGGTCGTGCACCAGCACCACGTCCAGGTCGGAGTACGGCGCCAGCTCGCCGCGGCCGTACCCGCCGACCGCCACGAGGGCGACCCCGGTCTCGGGGCCGCCCTCCACGTCGTACGCCTTGGCGCACAGCGCGTCGGCCGCGGCGGTCCGCTCGCGGCGTCCAGTGGCGGTCATGGGCTCGCGGTCAGAGCGCCGACTCGTCGCGGTCGCCGGTGCGGACCCGGACCACGGTGTCGACCGGGGAGACCCAGACCTTGCCGTCGCCGATCCGGCCGGTCTGCGCGGTCTTGGTGATGATCCCGACGACGTCCTCGGCGTCGGGGTCGTCGACCACGATCTCGATCCGGATCTTGGGCACCAGCGCGATGTCGTACTCCGCGCCGCGGTAGACCTCGGTGTGACCCTTCTGCCGGCCGTAGCCACTGACCTCCGAGACCGTCATCCCGGTGACGCCGAAGGTCTCCAGCGCCTCCCGGACGTCCTCCCACTTGTGCGGCTTGATCACCGCCGTGACGAGCTTCATGCCGTCGCTCCTTCGCTCTCGCGCTTCTCGTGGCGTCCCGCGGGGACCGGCACGTGGCCAGTCAGGCCGCGGCGGGCGCCGCTGGTGCCCTGCAGGTCGTAGGCCGCCTCGCCGTGCTCGGCGAAGTCGATGCCCTCGACCTCCTCGTCGTCCTCGACCCGCCAGCCGAGGGTGTACTTGATCGCCAGGCCGACCAGCAGGGTGGCCACGCCGCTCCACGCCATCGCATAGACGGCGACCAGCACCTGCACGAGCAGCTGCATCGCGCCGCCGCCGTAGAGCAGCCCGGTCCCGGTGGCGAGGAAGCCGATCCCGACCGTGCCGACGAGCCCGCCGACGAGGTGGACGCCGACGACGTCGAGGGAGTCGTCGTACCCCCACCGGTGCTTCAGGCCGACCGCGCAGGCGCAGAGCGCCCCGGCGACCAGGCCGAGCACGATCGACCCGACCGGGCTGAGCGCCCCGCAGGCCGGGGTGATGGCGACCAGCCCTGCCACGATGCCCGAGGCGGCGCCCAGCGAGGTGGCGCGCTTGTCCCGGATCCGCTCGACCGCGAGCCAGCCCAGCATCGCCGCGCAGGTGGCGACGGTGGTGTTGAGCCAGACCAGGCCGGACTCCTCCATCCAGTACTGCCCTGCGGCATCCCCGGTGAGGTCGCCGGGCACCCAGGAGCCGACGTTGAAGCCGAACCAGCCGAACCACAGCAGGCCGGCGCCGATCATGGTCAGGGTCAGGTTGTGCGGCTTCATCGGCTCCTTGCCGAAGCCCTTGCGGGCGCCGATGAGCAGGGCCAGCACCAGGCCGGCGACGCCGGCGTTGATGTGCACCACGGTGCCGCCGGCGTAGTCGATCGGCGCCACGTTCGCCGCACCGTCGCTCACTCCGGAGACCAGCGCGGCCAGGCCGTTCTCCGCGCCGGACAGGAAGCCGCCGCCCCACACCTGGTGGGCCAGGGGGAAGTAGGACAGCGTCACCCAGATCGGCACGAAGACCATCCAGGCCGAGAACCGCACCCGGTCGGCGATCGCGCCGCTGATCAGCGCGGCGGTGATCACCGCGAAGGTCAGCTGGAACGCGACCCCGATGTATCCCGCCGGCTCGATGCCGGCCAGCCCGAAGCTCTCGAAGGGGTTGTTGAACAGCAGCGCCACGTCCTGGGAGCCGTAGGACATGCTCCAGCCCCACAGGACGTAGACGATGCCGATCACCCCCAGGGCGCCGAACGACATCATCATCATGTTCAGGACGGACTTCGACCGGCTCATGCCCCCGTAGAACAGGGCGAGCGCGGGCACCGTCATCATCAGCACGAGGGACGCCGACATCAGCATCCAGGCGTGCAGGCCGTACTCCATAGGTCCTCCAGCTCAGATTGGGCTGGACCAACCCTGCGGCCCGGATGTTGCGTCGTACGGCGTCCCGTGTTGCGGTCAGGTGACGGCTGCGCCGCTCGTGTTACGGCTGTGTGAACTCAGCCCAGGATCGCGTCGGCGAACGCCTCGGGCGAGAACGGCGCCAGGTCGTCGGCGCCCTCGCCGATCCCGACCAGCTTGACCGGGACGCCGAGCTCCTTCTGCACCGCGACGACGATGCCGCCCTTGGCCGAGCCGTCGAGCTTGGTGAGCACGATGCCGGTGACGTCGACGACCTCGGAGAAGACCCGCGCCTGGATCAGGCCGTTCTGTCCCGTGGTGGCGTCGATGACCAGCAGCACCTCGGTCACCGGGGCGGTCTTCTCGATCACCCGCTTGACCTTGCCGAGCTCGTCCATCAGGCCGGCCTTGTTCTGCAGGCGGCCGGCGGTGTCGACCAGGACGGTGTCCACGCCCTCCTCGGCGCCCTTCTTCACCGCGTCGAAGGCCACCGACGCGGGGTCGGAGCCCTCCGGGCCGCGGACGGTCTCGACGCCGACCCGCTCGCCCCAGGTGGCGAGCTGGTCGACGGCCGCCGCACGGAAGGTGTCGGCGGCGCCGAGCACCACGGACTTGTCCTCGGCCACGAGGATCCGGGCGATCTTGCCGACGGTGGTGGTCTTGCCGGTGCCGTTGACGCCGACGACCAGGACCACGCCGGGCTGGCCGTCCGCGCCGCTGACCTGCAGGCGGCGGTCCATGTCCGGGCCGAGCAGGGAGATCAGCTCCTCGCGCAGGACGGTGCGCGCCTCCTCGCCGGTGGTGCCCTCGACCCGCAGCCGGGTCCGCAGGTTGCCCACCAGCTCCTGGGTGGGCTGCACGCCGATGTCGGCGGTCAGGAGGGTGTCCTCAATGTCCTCCCACGTGTCCTCGTCGAGGCGGTCGCGGGAGAGCAGAGCCAGCAGCCCCTTGCCCAGCAGGCCCTGGGAGCGGGAGAGCCGCTCGCGCAGCCGCACCAGGCGGGACTGGCGGCCCTCGGGGCGCTCCAGCGTCGGAGCCGGGGGCTCCTCGACCAGCACGTCCCCCGCGGGTTCGCCGCCCTCCTCGGGCGGCGCGGTGTCGGGCCGCTCCGGCCTCGAGATGACGTCGGTGCCGCCCTCCGGCGCCTGCCCGGACCGGCGACGGCCGACCCGGGTGACCAGGCCGGCGATGAGCAGGACGCCGACGACGGCGATCCCGATGACGGCATAGAGCCACTCCATGGTTGCCATGGGGCTCAGTCTCTCAGAGCGCTCAGCGGGTCAGCGGCGCGCCTCGACGTTGTCCACC encodes:
- the ftsY gene encoding signal recognition particle-docking protein FtsY, with product MEWLYAVIGIAVVGVLLIAGLVTRVGRRRSGQAPEGGTDVISRPERPDTAPPEEGGEPAGDVLVEEPPAPTLERPEGRQSRLVRLRERLSRSQGLLGKGLLALLSRDRLDEDTWEDIEDTLLTADIGVQPTQELVGNLRTRLRVEGTTGEEARTVLREELISLLGPDMDRRLQVSGADGQPGVVLVVGVNGTGKTTTVGKIARILVAEDKSVVLGAADTFRAAAVDQLATWGERVGVETVRGPEGSDPASVAFDAVKKGAEEGVDTVLVDTAGRLQNKAGLMDELGKVKRVIEKTAPVTEVLLVIDATTGQNGLIQARVFSEVVDVTGIVLTKLDGSAKGGIVVAVQKELGVPVKLVGIGEGADDLAPFSPEAFADAILG
- a CDS encoding ammonium transporter, which encodes MEYGLHAWMLMSASLVLMMTVPALALFYGGMSRSKSVLNMMMMSFGALGVIGIVYVLWGWSMSYGSQDVALLFNNPFESFGLAGIEPAGYIGVAFQLTFAVITAALISGAIADRVRFSAWMVFVPIWVTLSYFPLAHQVWGGGFLSGAENGLAALVSGVSDGAANVAPIDYAGGTVVHINAGVAGLVLALLIGARKGFGKEPMKPHNLTLTMIGAGLLWFGWFGFNVGSWVPGDLTGDAAGQYWMEESGLVWLNTTVATCAAMLGWLAVERIRDKRATSLGAASGIVAGLVAITPACGALSPVGSIVLGLVAGALCACAVGLKHRWGYDDSLDVVGVHLVGGLVGTVGIGFLATGTGLLYGGGAMQLLVQVLVAVYAMAWSGVATLLVGLAIKYTLGWRVEDDEEVEGIDFAEHGEAAYDLQGTSGARRGLTGHVPVPAGRHEKRESEGATA
- a CDS encoding [protein-PII] uridylyltransferase, translated to MTATGRRERTAAADALCAKAYDVEGGPETGVALVAVGGYGRGELAPYSDLDVVLVHDPEADLGGLGERLWYPLWDTGARVDHAVRTLPEMVEQAAADVRVALGLLDVRHLAGDPNLTLRLRAAVLGDWRRSARDRIPELRELTRRRHASVGELGHAAVPDLKEAEGGLRDAVVLAGLVATWLVDVPPEVQRVRGRLLDVRDALHEVAGRGSDRITPELWGPLAETLEWPDEAAAQRRVRELGRRLTHLSRLAWRRAGGVIDRPGRAGDVRGPALEPIGHGLALSRGEVVLGRRTRPDADPTLLLRAAAEAAERDAVLAPATAARLVREGSPLPEGSPLPEPWPPEARQLLVRLLVAGPGLREVWSTLEETGALARILPEWDRIRLLPHASVIHRYTVDRHVVETCVEAGPLIRRVARPDLLAVAALLHDIGKGGLVEHSVAGEPIACEVAARMGFSPEDRVTIGLLVRHHLLLARVASSRDPDDPATAAGIADAVGSREALALLRALTEADARATAPQAWTAWRAGLVDALTARTDALLAAREAGSPAPRPVQADIPVPAEVVADPAAVSFRIEPSGDGGRVVVVATDRVGLLADVTAVLALSRLSVRGARAWSQAEHAVSVWDVSDVEVDPAVLRQRYDAVRSGRLDPSARLRPGPGGPAASVAVRPEASTRATVLEVRAGDHRGVLHQVCAALAGLGISVRSAHIDTLGPQAVDVFYLQEEAAGALSEPRGAAAAHAVRAALTG
- a CDS encoding P-II family nitrogen regulator, which gives rise to MKLVTAVIKPHKWEDVREALETFGVTGMTVSEVSGYGRQKGHTEVYRGAEYDIALVPKIRIEIVVDDPDAEDVVGIITKTAQTGRIGDGKVWVSPVDTVVRVRTGDRDESAL
- the ffh gene encoding signal recognition particle protein is translated as MFATLSDRLTDTFKNLRGKGRLSEADIDATAREIRIALLEADVALPVVKQFVGAVKERARGEEVSGALNPAQQVVKIVNEELVEILGGETRRLRYAKSGPTVIMLAGLQGAGKTTLAAKLALWLKGQDKTPLLVAADLQRPNAVNQLQVNGERVGVPVFAPEPGNGVGDPVQVARAALEEAKRTLHDVVIIDTAGRLGVDADLMQQAADIRDATQPDEVLFVVDAMIGQDAVTTAQAFLDGVGYDGVVLTKLDGDARGGAALSIRQITGKPVMFASAGEKMTDFDLFHPDRMASRILDMGDVLTLIEQAEKAFDSDQAMKAAEKLGTKGGFTLEDFLQQMQQVRKLGSMSKIMGMLPGMGQFRDQLENFDEREIDRIQAIIQSMTPAERDNPKIINGSRRARIANGSGRTVSDVNTLIDRFFEARKMMEQMARGGGMPGMPGMPGMPGAGGARKQKGKQKPAKGRRRSGNPAKAAAQKKAADKESAGANPFGQPGEEIDYEKAAAALDLPKDFSKYLK